GCCCCGTGCAGGACCAGACCGAGCTGGTGCTGGACTGGGTGCCGCTGCCGGAGGTAGAGGCCCACGCCGTACAGCCGGCTGGCCTCAGCCGTTTTCTCGACACGCCGGCAGGGCACCTGGAGCAGCTGGTGCTGAACTGGTCCTGAGTCCCTGCACGGCATGTGAGCTCAGGAAATTACGCCCAGCTGCTTGCCCACTGCGCCGTAAGCCTCCAGCGCCTGATCCAGATCGTCCCGGGTATGCTCGGCGGTCACGATGTTGCGGATGCGCGCCTTGTCCAGCGGCACGGTGGGAAAGCCGATGCCGGTGGCGAAGATGCCGCGCTCCAGCAGCAGGCGGCTGGCCTCGAAAGCAGCGGGGGCCTCACCGAAAATGACCGGGGTGATGGGTGTCTGGCTGCCCAGATGGTCAAAGCCCAGCTGCTCGATGCCGGCCTTGAAGTAACGCGCGTTGTCCCACAGGCGCTGCATCAGGCTGGGGTCACGCTGCACTTCTTCCAGGGCCGCCGAGAGAGCGCCGACCACGGCAGGGGGCTGCGCGGTGGAAAACAGGTAAGGCCGCGCCCGGTTGATCAGCAGTTCGCGCAGGTCGGCCGGGCCGGCAGCGTAGCCGCCCACTCCACCCCAGGCCTTGGAGAGCGTGCCCACCTGAATCACGTCGTCGGCATGCTCGAAGCCGAAGTGATGCACCGTGCCGCGCCCAGCCTCGCCCAGCACGCCGGAGCCGTGGGCATCGTCCACATAGGTCACGGCGCCGTAACGGCGGGCCACTTCCACGAT
This region of Deinococcus sp. Marseille-Q6407 genomic DNA includes:
- a CDS encoding glycine C-acetyltransferase; this translates as MPTNLTDRLRTELQELRDAGLLISPKVLETPNRAHTQIGGRPVINLASNNYLGFTDHPALKARAEQYLREWGAGAGAVRGIAGTLRIHEDFEQQLAEFKHTGSALVLHSGFTTNQGVLGALLKPGDLVISDELNHASIIDGLRLTKADKKIFKHADVADLERVLQENDTDGLKLIVTDGVFSMDGDIAPLDRIVEVARRYGAVTYVDDAHGSGVLGEAGRGTVHHFGFEHADDVIQVGTLSKAWGGVGGYAAGPADLRELLINRARPYLFSTAQPPAVVGALSAALEEVQRDPSLMQRLWDNARYFKAGIEQLGFDHLGSQTPITPVIFGEAPAAFEASRLLLERGIFATGIGFPTVPLDKARIRNIVTAEHTRDDLDQALEAYGAVGKQLGVIS